gtgatggagatttatttgcagaaccttagtgttctgcgttattttcgaccgctcgttttgttcatttggatgtggattattcatagaagttccacgagtctcgcggtaaagaaggtccactgcatcagtgaccggcttaatgcagcaagggcagacgatactgtggagggtgccctggtgctccacaggctccgttaacggcaaggtttgaaaccccccctaccattcatcccttggcacgggtcgcttcacaccttggtttaggggttatccattacttcctttccataataaccatggataacagctattacaaccatcctcgttttctggggctttggacccactgctctggtttctcaataatttcaggttatTATTCGGACATGCAATtattgagatccgtcattcgcaggcggagtaatcacatcacttaccgcagtgaatcctgacttttcttaaccattcccactaacaactatcccttccatgataaacgctagggaaccacgctatagaggcgacccttctggccttcgggcggcgaatatcatactaatattccttccctttccctggtgactgtaaggacgtggccggcgtcgttattgaccagcTCAAAACTATACCCCAAAAGAAACAAGAATCCTGGTGTTCGCTCACAGTGAAGTCAGCGAAATCCAGGCTTCGGATCGCTCTAAACTCGTTATCGATATCCTGAATATCATTTCGATCGCAAATTCTTGGAAGTAGTGATCCCAGATTTTTGATactaatcgttcatcagctacttgaatacttttcagcagtttgtttgctcgcatttgctagaaagccacctggaatcaaaaaagtgttcattccgcctgaaaatcaattattatcttttacgctctcCGAAGCTCGTAAGTGAAGCTCAAtttgcgttgacggcattgagcttcgtttacgagttaagGGGAGCGAATTTCAGGATAAATCTACAGCAGccataagttttttttctctgggtttggatcgattaaccgacgtaaattattcgttcgcttcaatCATTGGTTCCgaagtattcgttcgattaatgaTCGATTTCTaatgatcgattaatcgaataaatcaattatcggggatcactacttgGAAGTCTTTGTAGAAGGGGAACAATTGACATACGCTTCCTTTCTGTGACATTAGTTGGATCAATTATTGTCGTGTTGGTGAATAAAGGTGTCATGAAAAATTTTACATTCTGAcagataatataaaaaataataaaaatgaggCAAATTAGTGAGAAAACACCATACTGTAATTCTGTGTGCTTAAAGAAAATCGATTGAAATTCATAGAGAAAGACGATAAACGTCATAACGATCTTCGATGTGAATGCAGCGGGGTAGTATTCTCACGACTGGAAGAAAGAATAATAATTTTGCGGAGTTAAAAAACATATCcaggaaaaactggaaggttggcaaTTCTGCAGTAGAGTGTAATACGAGTTTTTGATGGTACTTAGAATAAAGTTGCAGTTACAAAAATATTATGTGAGTGAACACgaatatgtaatttttttttcaggaacaaaggaattatttttgaatttttttgaatttttttggaaGATTTCCGATGAGAAGAAGGAAGAAGTGTACGAAGTCGATCAGAAACGATATCATATATGCTATATTTTGTAATGTTCACACATTGTGTATGACCCGAGGTAAAATGTCCTTTGAAACGAACACCATTGATCGACATAAAATTAACCTCAACTATGCATATTATAAAAAATTCTGTTGTGGCGATGAAAGAGGCTAGCGCCGTCATCGTGGAACCGAACCATTTCTCACTTTTTAATTGAAGACCACCGCTGAAAGTTCCATTCGAAAACTTCCGCAACAAAGCCATTCAGAGCCGCGCAGTTCAGTTCTCTCTCAATGGAGGAAAAATTGCGCTACTGTCGTTGGAAATCGCGCTTTCTTTCATGGAACACCGCCCCCTCCTCGCGAACCCACCGCGAATACCTCTCCCGCATTTTGCTCTGTTTGAATACGACAGAAAGCAGCATTCAGAATTGCGCGTTATCATCGCCGTCATTATTATCAGTTTTTGTTACAGCTCATCCAACAAAAACAGCGTCGGAAAAATAACGAGAATAACGGCTGCCAGCAGGGAGTGAGACAGACAGAGAGCGAGAATCTGTTTTTCATTTCCCACCCCGCCGCCACCAAAACGCTTTTCACCAAAAACCAGTCAGCGCTCATTGTGTGAGTGGTATTATTATATGCTCGAAAATAATGATATTgagattcttttttttctttctttgctGTGCTGCGCTCGCCTCTGATTCGCTTTTTCCGTTCAGGCAAAAAGAGGCACATAATAATGGATGCCAGCAACTTGTGCTAGTAGGCGAAAGTAGATTGGGGGTCTCCCCCTATTCCCAAGTGGGGAGGGGGTGATTGGATTGAGAAAATGGTTTTTCTTCTCGTGTGAAAAATTATACTGTGGATAAGAAATGGGGGCAGTAAGGGCTGATGTGCTAACGGTTTGGTTTTGGAAGGTGTACatacagcagcagtagcagcagtagCAGAACTCTTTGCAAAATAAGAAAAGCAGCaaacataacagaaaaaaaagaaactgcGATATTGTGAGttggaaaaaaaagatgaaTTGAGGAGGAAAATGGAAAAGTTTTATTTGCAATTGTTGTGTTGTTGAGTGCTTGTGTTGTGATAATGGGAAAAATTGgaaagagagtgagagagaaaaGCAACGAataaaatgttgaaaatgtGAAGGATGCTTTAAGTTGCGCTCATTTTATTTCGTTCCTCgaattcttctttttctttctgATGCCCCTGCGGATATGAGGCGTTGCTTTTCCCCATTGAAATTCGGAACCAACGAAAGAGTGAGTGGGTTACTGAAACCAAATGTGAAAATGAACGAATTCACTTAATGGAAAAAATAAGTGTTTGGCGTGTTTTTGAGGGCGGAAGGATATGTTTGTGTCATTTTTTCGTTGATAAGGCGTGATGTTTCCTTTTTCTCCATGGGGAATTTTGAGCGTGCGTTTGATTGATGGCAGTGGGCGATAAAACGACAGACTCGCAAAATGTGTTTCCATGATAAATGCGAACACATCATATACTTGATAGCATCGGTATGAATTGTGCATTTTGTAGCAGAAGCTTTCTTTCCTAGATATTTAATAAATGGCATCCTTCTTTAATCCTTTTCCACAGaagctgctgcaaaataacttatttttgatgaaaacgaTATAGCCCTCCGATCAAAAAAtgcaaatatactttttttcaaaaatgtaaaatgaaaaatgaatccTCTACAGCGTTATTAAATGTATTTAATGTTTATATACGGATTGCGTTATGAAGTAAATAAACTAGCTCAACATTCGATTAGGATTCATTGCCAACCATAAAACCCACAACACgtataacacaattttttttttattattatgacATAATATTATAATTACAATTCATTTTAATAATTCATTAATCAATGGGTTATCGGGATACGGTTTTCGATTCCACCCTCAGTGAGATTACTCTCTTTGAAGAAGGTGTTTGTTCACTTTACTGCGCTAGATCGAggattcaacatttctcgttctATTTTATCAAAGGTAGTTTTCGAGTCTGTTTCGCAAGGAAGATTTGATTTTCAGCTTGAATAATTGCATATTTCGTTCACTTTTCAACTCTATTGGAAGTGAATTATACAGGCGTTTTCCATGGCTTGGTTCCTCAACGGATATCGATGGGAAGTTCTTTGCAGAGATTGGTTGTGTAAAGCAGCAGAGTTAGTGAGCATGTTGTGCATTTGTACTAGAGACTGAAGATCACGGAGTGCTAATATCGGAAGAACCGCAGGTGCAGCTTCTTTATACAGCCCGACGGTCGAATACAACGAAGGCCTTTTGTAGACAGCTTTCAAACATCGATTCTGCGTTGACTGTAGGGTTTGCAGTTTTGTTTTGCTAGCAGCTCCCCAAATTGACACCAGATACTGTAGCTTAAATTGTACAAACGCATAGTACATATCAATCAATGGTTTGGTCGGCAGGAATTTAGACACTTTCCACAAGATTCCACAAATTACACTTAAATCACGTTGAAGCGAATTGATATGCTCATTCCAAAGTAGCCGGGAGTCAAATATCAAACCAAGATACTTGAAATTATCTACTTGCTCTAACGTCGTACCGTTGACTACGAGCCCAGCATGGCGATCCACTTGAAGACGAGATGAATGGAAGAGCATATATTTGGTTTTTGCAAGATTGAGTGACAGtaagttttcattgaaaaactgTTGCAGCGTAGCCATGTCCTCTGCCATATGGCGAATAATCTGGTCGGGGTTCGGGTCTTGGTATGAAAGAGACGTATCATCCGCAAAGAGTCGTGGATTTCCATGAAGACTTAGTTTTGCCAGATCGTTGatgtataacaaaaaaaataagggCCTCAAGTTACTACCTTGTGGCACTCCTACCGTAGTGTGACGAACGGAACTCATCGCACCGTTAACATAAACGAATTGCGTTCTGCCTGTCAGATAGCTCCTTATTAGATCGTTTGCTACTCCTCTCACTCCGAAAATTTCCATTTTGAGTAAAAGAATTTCATGATCGATTGTGTCGAAGGCTTTTTTCAAATCCAGGAACAACACACCTTCGATTTTCCTTGTATCCATCGCATCATATATCTCATTGACTAATTCACAAGCTGCTGTCGAGGTACTTGCGCCGCTTCTGAATCCGTATTGGCGGCTATATAGTACGTCATGTTGTTTGAGAAACTGGATGAGTCTGGTCGCAAGTAACTGTTCAAAAATTTTGCTCAAAACTGACAAGACTGATATTGGGCGATAGTTGTTGACATCAGATCTGCTCCCCGATTTATGAACCGGAATAACTCGTGCAATTTTCAAACAGCCAGGAAATCGACCAGTTGAAATTCCCTCGTTGAAGATGTCCCGCAGTAAGCAAGCAAAGAAAGAATGgtgttttttgacaaattcTGAGGAGATCCCATCAAAACCACAGCTTTTCCCATTTTTTAGGTCATTAATCCTCAAGATTACTTCTTGCTCTGACGTAGGTTGTAGAAAAACTGAATTTGACAACGGCTGCATCGTACCGAATCTGCCGATTCTACGACTACTATTTATGGAAGAGGCGAGCTGGGGTCCAATAGAACTGAAGTAATTGTTGAATGTGTCAGCAATCGTTGGTCCATGGCTAGTCTCCTGCCCGTCCAGAATCAGCTTAATGGTACTATCTCCAACTTGACTCCGTCCGATGACACTGTTAATGTTCTTCCACATATTCTTCTGGTTcgtatttgaaaataatttgttaTAATAGTCCTCCTTTGTCTGATCCTTCACCTCCTGCAGCTTTTTAGAAATATGTTTTAGCATATCTTTTGTTCGTTCATCTGAGGGTCGTCGCTTATGATTTTTAAGTATGTTCTCTTTGATCTTGATTAACTTCCAAAGATCGTAAGTCATCCAAGGGCAAACTCCTTTAACTTTGGCCTGTACGCATACCTTTCTGGAACAACTTTCTTTTAAACGCTCGTATGTTGATAAAATATATTGCGGCGCTTATAATAAATCCGCATGCAGCGACGGCGGTAACGCGCACCAAAGATACTCGTAAAATAAGCGCTGTCACCGATTGTCACATTTGACTTTTTGCTTCTCTTCTTGTTCTCCCTTGTTATTGTCATTCATGTCAACAGATCGCCGTGagatgaattgatttttttttcaatgtttaagAGTTGCTTAGAATTGATTTTACATTTAAATTGGAAAACGGTAGGTTATTATGAAACAATGTTTATGTGTTAAAAATACTGATTTACGTTTTGTCAACGTTTAGATTCGACCTTGGTTCCGGCTCGATTTGATATGGCTAATATTCGCGAAAACGTTCTTCATCGTCATGCTTCCGTAAACACTGTTTACCATTGCCTCTACGGATATTTCTACTTAGGCATCAAGATGAATACATTGGCCAAAATCTACGCCAAGCATCATTCAACAATTTCGCAGTGGATTCGTCTTTACgacgaaaacaaatattttggaCGAAAGGAAAGAGCAAAGGTCTACCTTCAATTTGGTCCGAAGGAGAGATCTTGGATAGTGAACTTGTATAAAGATTGTCCCATCTTGTACTTACTTGAAGCTAAGGAACGGTTTGAACGGACTTTCCATAAGTCAATAAGTTCCGCATCCATCAGTCGAATCCTTCACTCAGAAGGTTATACGTGGAAGGTGTTGGAAAGACGGGCAATGCAACTACGCCAACAAGATATCTACCGGTTTCAATCCGACATGACCATTATAGCTTGGGACATTCATTGCCTGGTGTTCTTGGATGAAATATCCTTTGACAATCGTGGACTGCTCCGAAATAAAGGATACGCACCGGTAGGTTATCGTCTTATATACCGTGGGGAGTTCGTTAGGAAGCCCAGATGTTCTATGCTGAGTTTCTTGGGGAGCAACGGTGTGCTTGAAACGTTCTCCACCGAGGGGACATTTACCcgacacaatttttttgattgcgtGCGTTCGTTTGCATTAAGTGGAACAGTTAAACGACATCCTGGGCAATATAGTGTATGGGTTATGGATGGAGCCCGTATCCACTGCCACAAAGCAATAATAGAGTACCTACGATCCTTAGGAATTATTGTGATCTTTCTGCCAGCGTATGCTCCATTCTATAATCccagaggaggcgatctggcgtagtggtaacatccatgcctctcacgctgaaggtcacgagttcaattctcactcccgacattcttccaaaaatggaagtacaagtgacgaaccagccaaaatgagttgaaaatcactataatacagataaaaaaaaaaattctataatcCTATAGAGTACGTGTTTGGATATCTCAAAAAACACTTAAAGAAAACATATGTTGAGATTAGCTCTAAAGATTTGACTATTACCATATgtgaagcttttttttttttttttatccaaaatatatatttttattaaggctcatatggcgtcaacctgacggagccgggagttcaatatttcgacaatgtttgccttataactatgttagtaatatgtaaccgattactcgcggttggctcgaggttagtattacaagtgttttcgtaattgtgatgttgctgtctccaatgctctgtacctgtgcccgacacgggatacttccttttgggatgcagctgaccattaatcagcaacgccccctagtctgtaccccatatcgaggaatccaggatagaatggtcactagccggcgcaaacatcagctcgtgtagagttgtcatgagcgatacaacctttggctcttgttgaatgatcagtggactgcacaacctttggcccgtgtatcgtaaagagtgtgtgtatgtattgccgcgactaagtaaaagtttatagatcggatatgagggatatgaaacagggacacaacgaaggaaacatcattaaacgttgacatcggcgtttctgaggaacaggtatagatgaagcagaagatcaggatcacggctacctaagatatcccggacggggatatccgattgtctgccttttgctctcagtgctctagagagctgagagcgagcagcatggaatcggatacacgaccagacaatatgctcgatgtcgtggtagccatcgccacaatcacaaagattgtttgctgcgagcccaatgcgatagagatgcgcgtttaggttgtagtgattggacataagccgagatatcacgcgaatgaaatcacgacctacattcaatcccttgaaccatgcactcgtcgagaccttagggataatcgtgtgtaaccaacgaccgaactcatcaccactccacatgcgctgccaactaacgagtgtgtcctgacgaggaatgtgaaaaaattcattataggcaatttgcctttcaaaaagtgtgccttctgaagcgcccaccttagctagcgagtccgctttctcattccccggaatcgagcaatgagagggaacccatgctaaggtaatcttgaataatttttcgaccaaaacactcaatagatgtcttattcttgttaggaaataagatgagcgtttatcaactttcattgaacgaattccctctattgagctgagactgtctgaaaaaataaaataatggtcgatgggcagtgtttcaatgatccctaatgcgtaatatatcgtacccagttcagcgacatacacggaacaaagatctttgagtttgaaagaggcattggaattttcattgaagatgccgaagccagtggacccgtatATGCTTGAACCGTCAGtacagaacattttatcagatctaactttcccatattctgccgaaaatatcggcggaatagaatcggagcgtagatgatctgggattccatggattttttgtcgcatggacagatcaaaattgacagaggaattgcaaaagtatgggaagcaaacttggttggagatgcccggtgaagggtgcacttcatgggtaaggaaatcatggtacaaagacataaaacttgactgaggagtcagttggagtaggttttcgaagttatcaattaccaatggattcatgatcttgcaacggatgaaaaatctgtaggataattctgtgaaccgaagagtaagcggggttactcctgccaaaacttcgagactcatcgtatgtgtcgaatgcaaacaccccattgctatacgcaggcaacgatattgtatcctctccagcttgagaatatgaatcctggcagctgatcggaagcaaaaactgccatattctaacactgataatatcgttgttttgtacaactgaatgaggtctcctggatgggcaccccaccatgttccggttattgtttggagaaaattgattctttgctggtatttctgtttcaaatacgcaatgtgtctcccccaggtacacttagaatcaaaatatacacccaggtatttgaaaaacatagagtgttggatcgttttgccggataggtgaagctggaattaggcgggttcgtgcttcctagaaaaaacgaccatttcagttttctccgtagagaattcgatacccagcttgaggttCAGGGTaacttgcaacgacttttgcagaacgacgggattagtacccgtgatggaaataactccatcgtctgcaagttgtctcagcgtgcagtctctagttagacaatcatccatatcattgacgtaaaaactgtacaagagggggcttaggcaggagccttgtggtaggcccataaaactgtatcgagaagatttcaagctgccatgattgaaaaacatgtgcttttctgagagtaaattgtacaggaaattattcagaattggcgaaagtccacgattatgaagtttctctgagagaatttccatggaaactgaatcaaatgcccctttgatatcgagaaaaacggaagccatttgttctttacgagcaaatgcgatttggatttcagaagatagcagcgcgagacaatcgttcgtccctttacctcggcggaagccaaactgcgtatttgacagcaaattgttcgcttcaacccacttgtccaaacgaagtagaatcattttctctaacaatttacgaatacaggataacattgcaatcggcctatacgagttgtgatcgcaagccggcttgttgggttttcgtatggctatcactctcacttgtctccagtcatgcgggacaatattcagctccagaaacttgttgaacaagttcagcaaacgctgttttggcaagtcgggaagattcttcaacaagttgaatttaatcttgtccgaccccggagctgaattgttacatgagaggagggcaattgagaattctaccatcgaaaaattctcataatcgcattggagcggaatgtcgcgtacgacgttttgtgcaggaacggaatcgggacaaacctttcttgcaaatttgaaaatccaacggtcagagtattcctcactttcatttgtatggttccagccacgcaatctcctagccgtattccaaagagtgctcatagctgtctcctttgacaaaccattgacgaacttccgccaatattcacgcttttttgctttaatcagaccttttagtttggcttctagagcttggtactttcgaaaccattccactaatccagttttcctgaattttttgaaagcggatgatttttcaaggtagacctttgaacactccttgtcccaccaaagtgatggaggacgacgtcggaaagtggtagcaggaacacgtttcttttgagcatgaagtgcgctttcgtaaatcaaactcgatataaagttatactcttcgagtggaggaagttcatgcattgaaacaagtgcttcagatattatttctgcaaattttctccagtcaatatttttcgtgaggtcatacgcaatatcgactgactcacgagaacctgattcattggcgatcgataaaattattggcaggtgatcactaccgtggggatcttggattaccttccacgtgcaatccagggataacgaagaagagcaaagtgatatgtctagcatacttgcccgtgcaggagggttggctatcctagttgcttcccctgtatttaaaactgtcatgttgaagttgtcgcacagatcataaatcaacgtggcacg
The Toxorhynchites rutilus septentrionalis strain SRP chromosome 2, ASM2978413v1, whole genome shotgun sequence genome window above contains:
- the LOC129765781 gene encoding uncharacterized protein LOC129765781; the encoded protein is MANIRENVLHRHASVNTVYHCLYGYFYLGIKMNTLAKIYAKHHSTISQWIRLYDENKYFGRKERAKVYLQFGPKERSWIVNLYKDCPILYLLEAKERFERTFHKSISSASISRILHSEGYTWKVLERRAMQLRQQDIYRFQSDMTIIAWDIHCLVFLDEISFDNRGLLRNKGYAPVGYRLIYRGEFVRKPRCSMLSFLGSNGVLETFSTEGTFTRHNFFDCVRSFALSGTVKRHPGQYSVWVMDGARIHCHKAIIEYLRSLGIIVIFLPAYAPFYNPIEYVFGYLKKHLKKTYVEISSKDLTITIFVEPMIPCEALKHFKNYDCEKIFAKCGYLHGAIFDPSIGLGQDMKTFGFEI